One genomic segment of Trichococcus shcherbakoviae includes these proteins:
- a CDS encoding MFS transporter codes for MEYTEVKSKLWTKDFLLVNCITFLAMTAITTQMGTLPLYVTALGGSKAVAGSIVGILGISALFFRLPIGILLDRYGRRLLLTIGLAILFLDFALLNVLQTLLMLFCLRLIQGIGNSIQATSAATMAADLIPKEQLSAGLGYFSIAQAVPGAIGPLLGLAVVEAYGFEALFRVALLLTSLAFLLSFFISAESPRTLFFGEKPKTKGGAAEALAIMENRGVMFPSLIMFLICFANSGVIAFIAQCAIEKKISGAGYYFTVMTVVTVLIRFLFPQILKRVNQTFLICGSILSITAAFGLLAFADDLVHLLLAAVLYGIGFASLLPVMNTIVLQSISDQERGRAIAIFSAALDVAYGGGAMLWGIIASMYGFQIMYLFCGGFGITALFVYLLFDGRKRKMS; via the coding sequence GTGGAATATACGGAAGTGAAAAGCAAGCTTTGGACCAAGGATTTCCTCTTGGTGAACTGCATTACGTTTTTGGCGATGACGGCAATCACGACCCAAATGGGAACGTTGCCCCTCTATGTGACTGCATTAGGCGGGTCAAAAGCGGTCGCCGGAAGCATCGTAGGGATTTTGGGTATATCGGCTTTGTTTTTCCGCTTGCCGATCGGAATATTATTGGATCGATACGGTCGCAGGCTGTTGCTAACAATCGGGTTAGCGATTCTTTTCCTTGATTTCGCTTTGCTGAATGTGCTGCAAACGCTGTTGATGCTGTTTTGTTTACGGTTGATCCAAGGAATCGGCAACAGCATCCAAGCAACAAGTGCTGCGACCATGGCGGCGGATTTGATCCCAAAGGAACAGTTATCCGCCGGCTTAGGGTACTTCAGCATCGCCCAGGCGGTCCCTGGCGCAATCGGCCCCTTGCTCGGGTTGGCGGTGGTGGAAGCATACGGATTTGAAGCCTTGTTTCGGGTGGCGCTTTTGTTGACAAGTTTGGCTTTTCTTTTAAGCTTTTTTATTAGTGCTGAATCGCCAAGAACACTATTTTTCGGAGAAAAGCCAAAGACGAAGGGCGGAGCGGCTGAAGCGTTGGCCATCATGGAGAATCGGGGCGTGATGTTTCCGAGCCTGATCATGTTTTTGATTTGCTTTGCGAATTCCGGTGTGATCGCCTTTATCGCGCAGTGTGCGATCGAAAAGAAAATAAGCGGAGCCGGCTACTACTTTACCGTGATGACGGTCGTCACGGTTCTGATCCGATTTCTCTTCCCCCAAATCTTGAAGCGCGTCAATCAAACGTTCTTGATTTGCGGCAGCATATTGAGCATCACTGCAGCGTTTGGCTTACTTGCTTTTGCCGATGATCTTGTTCATTTACTATTAGCAGCTGTGCTTTATGGAATTGGTTTTGCCAGTTTGCTTCCGGTCATGAATACGATTGTTTTGCAAAGTATTTCCGACCAAGAACGCGGACGTGCGATAGCGATTTTCTCGGCTGCTCTGGATGTAGCGTACGGAGGCGGGGCAATGCTTTGGGGCATCATCGCCAGTATGTATGGGTTTCAAATCATGTACCTCTTTTGTGGAGGGTTCGGTATAACCGCTCTGTTTGTTTACCTTTTGTTTGATGGCAGGAAGAGGAAAATGTCATAA
- a CDS encoding amino acid ABC transporter ATP-binding protein: MIQAQISGLKKSFGKNEILKNVGLTINKGEVVCIIGPSGSGKTTFLRCLNLLERPDAGMYELGDLRYDLSRIGSHQSREIARKTAMVFQSYELFSHMTVLQNVMEGLVTPRKVPKKLAETIATSVLEKVGMAEKAGMYPIQLSGGQQQRVGIARAMALSPELLLFDEPTSALDPELVGDVLNVMRQLADTGQTMIIVTHEMQFAQEVADKVVFMADGVVVEAGTPSEVFDDPKQERTKQFLMQVRFKTAV, from the coding sequence ATGATCCAGGCGCAAATAAGCGGACTGAAAAAAAGCTTTGGTAAGAACGAAATATTGAAAAACGTAGGTTTGACCATTAATAAAGGCGAAGTTGTCTGCATTATCGGCCCGAGCGGCTCCGGCAAAACCACCTTCTTGCGTTGTTTGAATCTCTTGGAACGGCCGGATGCAGGCATGTATGAACTCGGTGACCTTCGCTATGACCTCAGCCGTATCGGTTCGCATCAGAGCCGGGAAATTGCCAGAAAAACGGCGATGGTTTTTCAATCCTATGAATTGTTCAGCCATATGACGGTGCTGCAGAATGTGATGGAAGGATTGGTTACACCCCGGAAAGTCCCGAAAAAACTGGCAGAAACGATTGCCACTTCTGTCTTGGAAAAAGTCGGGATGGCGGAAAAAGCGGGGATGTATCCGATCCAACTTTCCGGTGGACAACAGCAACGGGTCGGCATTGCCCGGGCGATGGCGTTGTCTCCAGAGCTTCTGTTGTTCGATGAACCCACATCCGCACTCGATCCGGAACTTGTCGGGGATGTGTTGAATGTGATGAGGCAATTGGCTGACACGGGTCAAACGATGATCATCGTTACCCATGAGATGCAGTTTGCACAAGAGGTGGCTGATAAAGTTGTGTTTATGGCTGATGGGGTAGTCGTTGAAGCAGGAACACCCTCAGAAGTCTTTGATGATCCTAAACAAGAGCGGACAAAACAATTCTTGATGCAAGTTCGTTTCAAAACAGCAGTCTGA
- a CDS encoding NAD(P)-dependent oxidoreductase: MRLIYYGVSADEEKFIKRWSFSNKIPVTIINEGISSENVHFAGPHDGVCLYPSPEMRQSELLYRKLREQGIHQLSVKSTGVDGINFEWAQKYGLTVTNVPAYSPTSVGHFAIMSILMVLRNIPTVLQPNSSRKAEIGRELQDVTVGILGTGRIGAVVAEGIHALGGRVIASSSAENPRLKGKISYVSFEELLKQSDVLSIHIPLTEESTYLFSEDTFAKMKPGSCLVNTARGKIVDTEALIQALATGKLAGAALDALEDEEKYFSVGWEKNPYYSRLMAIPNVMITPHIAYHTELAVQEIVETSLTNARDIIIAGSCRNTISI; this comes from the coding sequence ATGAGATTGATTTATTATGGGGTCAGTGCTGACGAGGAAAAATTCATCAAACGTTGGAGTTTCAGCAACAAGATACCCGTGACCATCATCAACGAAGGCATATCCAGTGAAAATGTCCATTTCGCCGGCCCCCATGATGGGGTCTGCCTGTATCCGAGTCCGGAAATGCGTCAGAGTGAGTTGCTCTACCGCAAACTGCGGGAGCAAGGCATCCACCAATTGTCGGTCAAATCGACCGGGGTGGATGGCATCAACTTTGAGTGGGCCCAAAAATATGGCTTGACCGTGACGAATGTTCCTGCCTACAGTCCCACTTCAGTCGGTCATTTTGCGATCATGTCGATATTGATGGTATTGCGGAATATCCCGACCGTGCTGCAGCCAAACTCATCCCGCAAAGCGGAAATCGGCCGGGAATTGCAGGATGTGACGGTCGGCATCCTGGGAACAGGACGGATCGGTGCTGTCGTCGCAGAAGGGATCCATGCTTTGGGCGGGCGCGTGATCGCCTCCAGTTCAGCAGAAAATCCGCGTTTGAAAGGGAAAATCAGCTACGTTTCTTTTGAGGAACTGTTGAAACAGTCGGATGTTCTGTCCATACACATCCCCTTAACTGAGGAATCCACTTATCTATTTTCAGAGGATACTTTTGCAAAAATGAAACCAGGTAGTTGTCTTGTGAACACGGCGCGCGGAAAAATTGTCGATACCGAAGCGCTGATCCAAGCTTTGGCAACCGGAAAGCTGGCTGGTGCAGCCTTGGATGCGCTGGAGGACGAGGAAAAGTATTTTTCCGTCGGTTGGGAAAAGAACCCTTATTATTCCCGCTTGATGGCCATCCCGAATGTCATGATCACGCCGCATATCGCTTACCATACCGAATTGGCTGTACAAGAAATTGTTGAGACCTCGTTGACCAATGCGCGGGATATCATAATCGCAGGAAGTTGCCGGAATACGATCTCGATCTGA
- a CDS encoding PLP-dependent aminotransferase family protein, translated as MAYRFANRIKELKTSPLRENASKNMELKDVISFAYGFPPVEAFPMETLQKISQKLYTEVDPETFLQYGASEGYPLLRKLVKERLAATANLQNEEQVLITSGSTQAMDIAVKVLCDEGDVVLCEEQTFSGAVNAIKGYGAIPVPIPMNVAEESVDLEALEELLRFEQRIKFIYLIPTFQNPLGTSIPLEKRQAIYSLAQKYDVLIFEDDPYGDLLYYGEPIIKLKEMDTDGRVMYAGSFSKILAPSARLGFIMAPDEIMEKLALAKQVSDSHTNFYWQVMLAEFMQNHQFEEHVSALKQYYKGKFEAMIAGLEALPEDKIQFIKPTGGYFICCKMADELDPETFYTALDEAKVAVIPGNIMSVVQEGYERYFRLNFTKPTLSEIVDGVKVIGEALKQATPASSKQVI; from the coding sequence ATGGCATATCGTTTCGCAAATCGTATCAAGGAATTGAAAACATCTCCCTTAAGGGAAAATGCAAGTAAAAACATGGAACTCAAAGATGTGATCTCATTTGCTTACGGCTTTCCGCCGGTTGAAGCTTTTCCAATGGAGACCCTCCAAAAAATTTCGCAAAAATTATATACAGAAGTCGATCCGGAAACGTTTTTGCAATATGGTGCCTCAGAAGGCTATCCTTTGCTGCGCAAGCTGGTCAAAGAAAGGTTGGCGGCAACCGCCAATCTGCAGAATGAGGAACAGGTGCTGATTACATCGGGTTCCACCCAAGCGATGGATATCGCAGTGAAAGTCCTTTGTGATGAGGGAGACGTCGTGCTCTGTGAAGAACAAACCTTTTCAGGGGCGGTGAATGCGATCAAAGGCTATGGAGCCATTCCCGTACCGATCCCGATGAACGTCGCAGAAGAATCCGTCGATTTGGAAGCACTGGAAGAGCTGTTGCGTTTTGAGCAACGCATCAAGTTCATTTACCTCATTCCCACGTTCCAAAATCCATTGGGGACGTCGATTCCTCTGGAAAAACGCCAAGCCATTTACAGCTTGGCCCAAAAATATGATGTGCTGATTTTCGAAGATGACCCTTATGGCGATCTCCTGTACTACGGCGAACCGATCATAAAACTGAAGGAAATGGATACGGACGGGCGTGTCATGTATGCGGGTTCGTTTTCCAAAATTTTGGCACCCAGCGCAAGGCTGGGCTTCATCATGGCGCCGGATGAAATCATGGAAAAACTGGCTTTAGCCAAGCAAGTATCGGATTCCCATACCAATTTTTATTGGCAAGTGATGCTGGCGGAATTCATGCAGAATCATCAGTTTGAAGAACATGTCTCGGCGTTGAAGCAGTACTACAAGGGAAAATTTGAGGCGATGATTGCGGGTCTTGAAGCGTTGCCTGAAGACAAAATTCAGTTCATCAAGCCGACCGGTGGCTATTTTATCTGCTGCAAGATGGCGGATGAATTGGACCCGGAGACGTTCTATACCGCATTGGACGAAGCCAAGGTTGCCGTGATCCCTGGTAATATAATGAGCGTAGTGCAAGAAGGGTACGAACGTTATTTCCGTTTGAACTTCACCAAACCCACACTTTCGGAAATCGTGGACGGAGTAAAAGTAATCGGTGAAGCTTTGAAACAAGCGACACCTGCATCATCCAAACAAGTGATTTGA
- a CDS encoding amino acid ABC transporter ATP-binding protein produces MMEVRNIHKRFGKQEVLKGIDMDVAKGEVVTLLGPSGSGKTTFLRCLNFLERADEGSILLGETETIVNKANPKEILAHQRQTAMVFQNYALFHNKTARENIVMPLLLTKKRTKQEAYEVADALLEQVGLTERKDFYPSQLSGGQQQRIGIARALALNPKVILFDEPTSALDPELVGQTLTLLRDIAETGATMVLVTHEMKFAYEVSDKIVFMENGLVVEQGSPKEVFEQTKEERTKAFLARFTTQMAR; encoded by the coding sequence ATGATGGAAGTACGCAATATCCACAAGCGCTTTGGCAAGCAAGAAGTCCTCAAAGGCATCGATATGGATGTTGCCAAAGGTGAAGTCGTCACCCTTCTGGGGCCAAGCGGTTCCGGCAAAACAACCTTCCTCCGCTGTCTGAATTTTTTGGAACGGGCAGATGAAGGCAGCATTCTCCTGGGAGAAACCGAAACGATCGTTAATAAAGCCAATCCGAAAGAGATTTTGGCGCACCAACGCCAAACCGCGATGGTCTTTCAAAATTATGCGCTGTTCCATAACAAGACAGCGCGCGAAAATATTGTGATGCCGCTCTTGCTGACGAAAAAAAGGACCAAGCAGGAAGCGTATGAAGTAGCGGATGCTTTGCTGGAACAAGTGGGCTTAACCGAACGCAAAGATTTTTATCCCAGCCAATTATCCGGCGGCCAGCAGCAACGGATCGGAATTGCGCGGGCCTTGGCGTTGAATCCCAAAGTGATACTGTTCGATGAACCGACTTCAGCGCTTGATCCGGAATTGGTCGGACAGACACTGACGCTCCTGCGGGATATCGCTGAAACTGGCGCAACGATGGTGCTGGTGACGCATGAGATGAAATTCGCTTATGAAGTGTCTGACAAGATCGTCTTTATGGAAAACGGCCTGGTGGTCGAACAAGGAAGTCCTAAGGAAGTGTTTGAACAAACGAAAGAAGAGCGGACCAAAGCCTTTTTGGCCCGTTTCACAACCCAAATGGCTAGATAG
- a CDS encoding amino acid ABC transporter permease — protein MSFKFEVMIQSLKVSSQYIGTTLFMAITAIVIGVILGLGIALIRLYRIKGLSQFFQVVVTLLKGIPMVLIILALYLVASKQFDVWSESMNWSLRFRDFNMVWIAISALSLLATINSSEIFRGAFAAIKKGQFDAAKSMGMTNLQTIRRVLLPQAIPISLPMFSNLLIGLVKASSLASMVSVVDVFAAAKITAQQNYRFLEAYVAVAVIYWGISLVIEKGAQVLEARMTRKLRRAIV, from the coding sequence ATGAGTTTCAAATTTGAGGTGATGATCCAATCATTGAAAGTATCAAGCCAATACATTGGCACAACATTATTCATGGCCATCACAGCGATAGTCATCGGCGTTATTTTAGGGTTAGGGATAGCGCTGATCCGGCTGTATCGCATCAAAGGATTGAGCCAGTTTTTCCAAGTAGTTGTAACTCTGTTGAAAGGCATTCCGATGGTATTGATCATTCTCGCTCTGTACTTGGTCGCTTCCAAACAGTTTGATGTTTGGTCGGAATCCATGAATTGGTCACTGCGGTTCAGAGATTTCAACATGGTATGGATCGCCATTTCCGCACTGAGTCTGTTGGCAACGATCAACAGCAGCGAAATTTTCCGAGGTGCATTTGCGGCTATCAAAAAAGGGCAGTTCGATGCCGCCAAATCGATGGGCATGACAAACCTGCAAACGATTCGCCGGGTTCTGTTGCCGCAAGCAATCCCTATCTCTTTACCGATGTTCAGTAATTTATTGATTGGCCTTGTTAAGGCCTCTTCCTTGGCCTCGATGGTCAGTGTCGTCGATGTGTTTGCAGCTGCGAAGATCACAGCCCAGCAAAACTACCGCTTCCTGGAAGCCTATGTGGCGGTAGCGGTCATCTATTGGGGAATCAGCCTGGTGATCGAAAAAGGTGCGCAAGTTTTGGAAGCGCGCATGACACGTAAATTGAGGAGGGCGATTGTATGA